One part of the Lycium ferocissimum isolate CSIRO_LF1 chromosome 8, AGI_CSIRO_Lferr_CH_V1, whole genome shotgun sequence genome encodes these proteins:
- the LOC132067608 gene encoding nuclear poly(A) polymerase 1 isoform X1: MSSTAYGISEPISTGGPTELDVVRNRELEKLLADAGLYESHEEAIKREEVLGRLDQIVKTWVKNVCRAKGFNDDLVHEANAKIFTFGSYRLGVHGPGADIDTLCVGPRHAMREDFFGELHRMLEEMPEIQELHPVPDAHVPVMKFKFNGVSIDLLYANVSLWVIPEDLDISQESILQNVDEQTVRSLNGCRVTDQVLHLVPNIQSFRTTLRCMRLWAKRRGVYSNVTGFLGGINWALLVARICQLYPNAAPSMLVSRFFRVYSLWRWPNPVLLCPINEGSLGLAYWDPRRNFKDRQHLMPIITPAYPCMNSSYNVSTSTLRVMMEEFHRGNEICEAIEANKASWGSLFEPFPFFEAYRNYLRIDIAAESENDMRKWKGWVESRVRLLTLKIERDTAGVLQCHPHPGEFSDKSTPFHHSYFMGLRRKQGTNPQQGEQFDIRLTVEDFKRDVYQYSFWQSSMWIHVCHVRRKDLPNFVFPGGVRPAQPAKSESRSKSLGSAKTTSPDAAFSRKRKHDEVKTGFSSKESLAVSCSDASSPGETRELKRFEADIGDTLSSSGTLVDNQIEVSVKSTSPVPASDAAVTETIAVIQSAEPTVGQQSAPHGVEDLGDELELTNGVKHFDGGNELQTEPPTAEQTFEAATSEEKDISGGSSHKVLQPEGLEELEPIEPAASSSIASAAFVVPQKPLIRFNFTSLRKTTEST, translated from the exons ATGAGTAGCACTGCATATGGAATATCTGAACCAATTTCAACTGGTGGACCAACTGAATTGGATGTTGTTAGAAACCGCGAATTGGAAAAG CTTCTTGCAGATGCAGGCTTGTATGAAAGTCATGAAGAAGCCATTAAAAGGGAAGAAGTGCTAGGGAGATTAGACCAG ATTGTGAAGACGTGGGTGAAAAATGTCTGTCGTGCTAAAGGCTTCAATGACGACCTGGTGCATGAGGCAAATGCAAAAATCTTCACATTCGGTTCATATCGGCTTGGT GTACATGGCCCTGGCGCTGATATAGACACACTATGTGTTGGACCTAGGCATGCGATGCGTGAG GATTTCTTTGGGGAACTTCATAGAATGCTTGAAGAGATGCCTGAAATACAAGAACTTCATCCTGTTCCTGATGCTCACGTTCCTGTTATGAAGTTCAAGTTCAATGGGGTTTCTATAGACCTTCTTTACGCGAATGTATCTCTCTGGGTTATTCCTGAG GACTTGGACATCTCGCAAGAGTCCATACTACAGAATGTGGATGAGCAGACTGTTCGTAGTCTTAATGGATGCAGAGTAACAGATCAAGTTTTGCATTTAGTACCCAACATTCAG AGTTTCCGTACCACACTGAGATGCATGAGGTTGTGGGCAAAAAGACGCGGAGTTTACTCAAAT GTTACCGGATTTCTTGGCGGTATAAATTGGGCGCTACTTGTTGCTCGGATATGCCAGCTTTATCCTAACGCAGCTCCTAGCATGTTGGTCTCTCGGTTTTTCAGAGTCTACAGTTTGTGGCGCTGGCCAAACCCAGTTTTGCTGTGTCCAATAAATGAAGGATCTCTTGGGCTTGCCTATTGGGATCCTCGGAGGAATTTCAAAGATAGGCAGCACCTAATGCCGATAATAACTCCAGCATACCCCTGCATGAATTCTAGCTACAATGTTTCAACGAGTACCTTGCGTGTTATGATGGAAGAATTTCATAGAGGGAATGAAATTTGTGAG GCAATAGAAGCTAACAAAGCTAGCTGGGGGAGTCTATTTGagcctttccctttctttgaaGCCTATAGAAACTACTTGCGAATAGACATAGCTGCAGAAAGTGAGAATGACATGAGGAAATGGAAAGGATGGGTTGAATCTAGGGTACGCCTGCTTACTCTAAAG ATTGAGAGAGACACTGCCGGTGTACTTCAATGCCATCCACATCCGGGTGAATTCTCAGACAAATCTACGCCATTTCACCATTCCTATTTTATGGGATTACGTAGAAAACAAGGTACTAATCCTCAACAAGGTGAACAATTTGATATAAGGTTGACAGTTGAGGATTTTAAGCGAGATGTATATCAATATTCTTTTTGGCAATCTAGCATGTGGATTCATGTGTGTCATGTAAGACGAAAAGATCTTCCTAACTTTGTCTTCCCTGGAGGAGTACGTCCTGCTCAGCCTGCAAAAAGTGAAAGTCGTTCAAAATCACTTGGTTCTGCTAAGACAACATCTCCAGATGCTGCTTTTAGCAGAAAGAGAAAACATGACGAAGTTAAAACAGGTTTTAGCTCAAAAGAGTCCCTGGCCGTGAGTTGCAGTGATGCCAGCTCACCAGGTGAAACTAGAGAGTTGAAACGATTTGAAGCTGATATTGGTGATACGTTGAGTAGTAGTGGTACGCTTGTTGATAACCAAATTGAAGTTTCTGTCAAAAGTACCTCGCCTGTGCCTGCATCAGATGCAGCTGTAACAGAGACAATAGCAGTCATTCAATCTGCAGAACCGACTGTGGGCCAGCAAAGTGCACCTCATGGTGTTGAAGATCTTGGGGATGAACTGGAGTTGACAAATGGAGTTAAGCATTTTGATGGAGGCAATGAGCTGCAGACGGAGCCCCCTACAGCAGAGCAAACATTTGAGGCAGCAACATCAGAGGAAAAGGACATAAGTGGTGGTTCTAGCCATAAGGTCCTACAACCTGAAGGCTTGGAAGAACTTGAG CCGATTGAGCCAGCAGCGTCCTCCAGCATAGCATCTGCTGCATTTGTGGTTCCTCAGAAGCCTCTCATTAG GTTTAATTTTACTTCTTTGCGGAAAACAACTGAGAGCACATGA
- the LOC132067608 gene encoding nuclear poly(A) polymerase 1 isoform X2 — translation MREDFFGELHRMLEEMPEIQELHPVPDAHVPVMKFKFNGVSIDLLYANVSLWVIPEDLDISQESILQNVDEQTVRSLNGCRVTDQVLHLVPNIQSFRTTLRCMRLWAKRRGVYSNVTGFLGGINWALLVARICQLYPNAAPSMLVSRFFRVYSLWRWPNPVLLCPINEGSLGLAYWDPRRNFKDRQHLMPIITPAYPCMNSSYNVSTSTLRVMMEEFHRGNEICEAIEANKASWGSLFEPFPFFEAYRNYLRIDIAAESENDMRKWKGWVESRVRLLTLKIERDTAGVLQCHPHPGEFSDKSTPFHHSYFMGLRRKQGTNPQQGEQFDIRLTVEDFKRDVYQYSFWQSSMWIHVCHVRRKDLPNFVFPGGVRPAQPAKSESRSKSLGSAKTTSPDAAFSRKRKHDEVKTGFSSKESLAVSCSDASSPGETRELKRFEADIGDTLSSSGTLVDNQIEVSVKSTSPVPASDAAVTETIAVIQSAEPTVGQQSAPHGVEDLGDELELTNGVKHFDGGNELQTEPPTAEQTFEAATSEEKDISGGSSHKVLQPEGLEELEPIEPAASSSIASAAFVVPQKPLIRFNFTSLRKTTEST, via the exons ATGCGTGAG GATTTCTTTGGGGAACTTCATAGAATGCTTGAAGAGATGCCTGAAATACAAGAACTTCATCCTGTTCCTGATGCTCACGTTCCTGTTATGAAGTTCAAGTTCAATGGGGTTTCTATAGACCTTCTTTACGCGAATGTATCTCTCTGGGTTATTCCTGAG GACTTGGACATCTCGCAAGAGTCCATACTACAGAATGTGGATGAGCAGACTGTTCGTAGTCTTAATGGATGCAGAGTAACAGATCAAGTTTTGCATTTAGTACCCAACATTCAG AGTTTCCGTACCACACTGAGATGCATGAGGTTGTGGGCAAAAAGACGCGGAGTTTACTCAAAT GTTACCGGATTTCTTGGCGGTATAAATTGGGCGCTACTTGTTGCTCGGATATGCCAGCTTTATCCTAACGCAGCTCCTAGCATGTTGGTCTCTCGGTTTTTCAGAGTCTACAGTTTGTGGCGCTGGCCAAACCCAGTTTTGCTGTGTCCAATAAATGAAGGATCTCTTGGGCTTGCCTATTGGGATCCTCGGAGGAATTTCAAAGATAGGCAGCACCTAATGCCGATAATAACTCCAGCATACCCCTGCATGAATTCTAGCTACAATGTTTCAACGAGTACCTTGCGTGTTATGATGGAAGAATTTCATAGAGGGAATGAAATTTGTGAG GCAATAGAAGCTAACAAAGCTAGCTGGGGGAGTCTATTTGagcctttccctttctttgaaGCCTATAGAAACTACTTGCGAATAGACATAGCTGCAGAAAGTGAGAATGACATGAGGAAATGGAAAGGATGGGTTGAATCTAGGGTACGCCTGCTTACTCTAAAG ATTGAGAGAGACACTGCCGGTGTACTTCAATGCCATCCACATCCGGGTGAATTCTCAGACAAATCTACGCCATTTCACCATTCCTATTTTATGGGATTACGTAGAAAACAAGGTACTAATCCTCAACAAGGTGAACAATTTGATATAAGGTTGACAGTTGAGGATTTTAAGCGAGATGTATATCAATATTCTTTTTGGCAATCTAGCATGTGGATTCATGTGTGTCATGTAAGACGAAAAGATCTTCCTAACTTTGTCTTCCCTGGAGGAGTACGTCCTGCTCAGCCTGCAAAAAGTGAAAGTCGTTCAAAATCACTTGGTTCTGCTAAGACAACATCTCCAGATGCTGCTTTTAGCAGAAAGAGAAAACATGACGAAGTTAAAACAGGTTTTAGCTCAAAAGAGTCCCTGGCCGTGAGTTGCAGTGATGCCAGCTCACCAGGTGAAACTAGAGAGTTGAAACGATTTGAAGCTGATATTGGTGATACGTTGAGTAGTAGTGGTACGCTTGTTGATAACCAAATTGAAGTTTCTGTCAAAAGTACCTCGCCTGTGCCTGCATCAGATGCAGCTGTAACAGAGACAATAGCAGTCATTCAATCTGCAGAACCGACTGTGGGCCAGCAAAGTGCACCTCATGGTGTTGAAGATCTTGGGGATGAACTGGAGTTGACAAATGGAGTTAAGCATTTTGATGGAGGCAATGAGCTGCAGACGGAGCCCCCTACAGCAGAGCAAACATTTGAGGCAGCAACATCAGAGGAAAAGGACATAAGTGGTGGTTCTAGCCATAAGGTCCTACAACCTGAAGGCTTGGAAGAACTTGAG CCGATTGAGCCAGCAGCGTCCTCCAGCATAGCATCTGCTGCATTTGTGGTTCCTCAGAAGCCTCTCATTAG GTTTAATTTTACTTCTTTGCGGAAAACAACTGAGAGCACATGA